A single window of Vallitalea okinawensis DNA harbors:
- a CDS encoding UDP-glucose dehydrogenase family protein — protein sequence MYKISVAGTGYVGLVAGVCFAEVGHQVTCVDIDEKKVNLMKSGVSPIYEVDLEGLMQKNYAEGRLDYTTDYKTAYRESDAIFIGVGTPEQPDGSANLSYIATVARQIAENIEKDCLVVVKSTVPVGTNDKVEQFIKDFLVNDVKVEVASNPEFLAQGTAVHDTLHAARIIIGTESKWAEEMLMNIYEPFKLPTVSVNRRSAEMIKYASNDFLALKISYMNDIANLCELVGANIQDVAKGMSYDERIGAKFLNAGIGYGGSCFPKDTKALEYLARQNGYELRTIKAAIDVNKDQKTLLYKKACRRLITFTGLKVAVLGLTFKPGTDDLREAPSLENVPLLLEAGSDICAYDPVGKDNFNSVYPEGKIGQGSIKYVENAEEALKGANICFIFTEWDEIKAVLPEDYKKLMKTPLIYDGRNLYNNEVMKEVGVEYYSIGRPYMRLSNAMAEVAATKN from the coding sequence ATGTATAAAATATCAGTAGCAGGAACAGGTTATGTAGGTCTTGTGGCAGGGGTTTGTTTTGCTGAAGTGGGACACCAAGTTACTTGCGTAGATATTGATGAAAAGAAAGTAAATTTAATGAAAAGTGGAGTGTCACCAATATATGAAGTTGACTTAGAAGGGCTTATGCAGAAGAATTATGCCGAAGGTAGATTAGATTATACTACTGATTACAAAACAGCCTACAGAGAATCAGATGCTATATTTATTGGTGTTGGAACTCCAGAGCAGCCAGATGGCTCTGCAAATTTAAGCTATATAGCAACAGTTGCAAGACAGATAGCTGAAAACATAGAAAAGGACTGTCTTGTGGTGGTAAAATCTACAGTGCCAGTAGGTACTAATGATAAGGTTGAGCAGTTTATAAAAGACTTTTTAGTAAATGATGTGAAAGTAGAAGTAGCATCAAATCCAGAGTTCTTAGCACAAGGGACAGCAGTACATGATACACTTCATGCTGCAAGAATAATCATTGGAACGGAAAGTAAATGGGCAGAAGAGATGCTTATGAATATATATGAACCTTTTAAACTTCCTACAGTATCAGTAAATAGAAGATCAGCAGAAATGATAAAGTATGCTTCAAATGACTTCCTAGCTCTTAAAATATCATATATGAATGATATAGCTAATCTTTGTGAGCTTGTAGGAGCTAATATCCAAGACGTAGCTAAGGGGATGAGTTATGATGAGCGTATAGGAGCTAAATTCTTAAATGCTGGTATTGGATACGGTGGGTCATGTTTTCCTAAGGATACAAAGGCTCTTGAATATCTTGCAAGACAAAATGGTTACGAGCTTAGAACTATTAAAGCAGCTATAGATGTGAACAAAGATCAAAAGACTCTTCTTTATAAGAAGGCTTGCAGAAGACTTATAACATTTACTGGTTTAAAAGTAGCAGTACTTGGACTTACCTTTAAACCAGGAACAGATGATTTAAGAGAAGCACCATCACTTGAAAATGTACCTTTATTATTAGAAGCTGGATCAGATATATGTGCTTATGATCCAGTAGGTAAGGATAACTTTAATAGCGTATATCCAGAAGGAAAAATCGGACAAGGTTCAATAAAATATGTTGAAAATGCAGAGGAAGCTTTAAAAGGTGCAAATATTTGCTTTATTTTTACTGAGTGGGATGAAATTAAAGCAGTACTTCCTGAGGATTACAAGAAGCTTATGAAAACACCTTTAATATATGATGGAAGAAACTTATATAATAATGAAGTTATGAAAGAAGTAGGAGTGGAGTACTATTCTATTGGAAGACCATATATGAGACTTTCTAATGCCATGGCTGAAGTAGCAGCAACTAAAAATTAA
- a CDS encoding GDP-mannose 4,6-dehydratase, producing the protein MSYKTLDATKTYLITGAAGFIGFYLSKKLLEKGCRVIGIDNINGYYDVNLKYERLEKLNPFENFTFIKGNISDKAMIMETFVEFKPNIVVNLAAQAGVRYSIENPDVYIESNIIGFFNILEACRYNPVDHLVYASSSSVYGSNKKVPFEETDFVDHPVSLYAATKKSNELMAHTYSHLYKIPATGLRFFTVYGPIGRPDMAYFDFVDKHFKGEPIKIFNNGDFKNDLYRDFTYVDDIVEGIERLLSNPPSIIIEERGEKSVHHRVFNIGNNSPEKLMTFIRTLEKALSNALGRKVEFDKLFESLKAGDVPATYASTDKLQEVVGFKPSIGIEEGLQRFADWYVKYYGVK; encoded by the coding sequence TTGAGTTATAAAACACTAGATGCAACTAAAACATATCTAATTACTGGAGCAGCAGGTTTTATTGGATTTTATTTATCAAAGAAGCTATTAGAAAAAGGTTGTCGAGTAATTGGTATTGATAATATAAATGGCTATTATGATGTAAATCTTAAATATGAAAGATTAGAAAAGCTTAATCCTTTTGAGAATTTTACTTTTATCAAAGGAAACATTTCAGATAAGGCCATGATTATGGAAACTTTTGTGGAGTTTAAGCCCAATATCGTAGTAAATTTGGCTGCCCAAGCTGGGGTAAGATATTCTATAGAGAATCCTGATGTGTATATAGAAAGTAATATCATAGGCTTTTTTAATATCCTTGAAGCTTGTAGATATAATCCAGTAGACCATCTTGTGTATGCATCTTCAAGTTCTGTATATGGTTCTAATAAAAAAGTACCATTTGAAGAAACTGATTTTGTCGACCATCCAGTATCTCTTTATGCGGCTACTAAGAAATCTAATGAGCTTATGGCCCATACCTATAGCCATCTTTATAAGATTCCAGCTACTGGACTTAGATTTTTTACAGTTTATGGTCCTATAGGTAGACCTGATATGGCATATTTTGATTTTGTTGATAAACACTTTAAAGGAGAACCTATAAAGATATTTAATAATGGTGATTTTAAAAATGATTTGTATAGAGATTTTACTTATGTAGACGATATCGTAGAAGGAATTGAAAGACTTCTTAGCAATCCACCAAGTATAATCATTGAAGAAAGAGGAGAAAAAAGTGTGCATCATAGAGTATTTAACATAGGAAATAACAGTCCTGAAAAGCTAATGACTTTCATACGGACATTAGAGAAAGCACTAAGTAACGCATTAGGTAGAAAAGTAGAATTTGACAAATTATTTGAGTCACTTAAAGCGGGTGACGTACCAGCGACCTATGCATCAACAGATAAGCTTCAAGAAGTTGTAGGGTTTAAGCCTTCTATAGGTATAGAAGAAGGATTGCAGAGATTTGCTGATTGGTATGTGAAGTATTACGGGGTTAAATAA
- the galU gene encoding UTP--glucose-1-phosphate uridylyltransferase GalU: protein MKVRKAIIPAAGLGTRFLPATKAQPKEMLPIVDKPTLQYIVEEAVDSGIEEILIITGRNKKSIEDHFDRSIELELELEKKGKDDMLTEVRKISNMVNIHYIRQKEPKGLGHAIHCAKSFIGNEPFAVLLGDDIVHNPSKPCLKQMIDAYDEYKTSILGVQEVADADVSKYGIVDGKHIEDSVYKVKGLVEKPSKEEAPSNVAILGRYIINPVIFEILEHITPGKGEEIQLTDALNDLAQREAMYAYNFEGKRYDVGNKLGFLEATVEFALRCEDLTDEFLKYLSKTVKEESEGIELDEIIVSEV, encoded by the coding sequence ATGAAAGTAAGAAAAGCCATAATACCAGCTGCAGGTCTTGGTACTAGATTTTTACCTGCAACTAAGGCTCAGCCAAAAGAGATGTTACCAATTGTTGATAAACCAACATTACAATATATTGTTGAAGAGGCAGTAGATTCAGGAATAGAAGAGATTTTAATTATTACAGGTCGCAACAAAAAAAGCATCGAAGATCATTTTGACCGCAGTATTGAGTTAGAGCTTGAGCTTGAGAAAAAAGGAAAAGATGATATGCTTACTGAAGTAAGAAAAATATCTAATATGGTCAACATTCACTATATCCGTCAAAAAGAACCTAAAGGACTTGGTCATGCGATCCATTGTGCAAAATCATTTATAGGTAACGAACCATTCGCTGTTTTATTGGGCGATGATATTGTACATAATCCATCCAAGCCTTGCCTTAAGCAGATGATTGATGCATATGACGAGTACAAGACATCTATATTAGGAGTACAAGAAGTAGCTGATGCAGATGTAAGTAAGTACGGTATTGTTGATGGTAAACATATTGAAGACAGTGTATATAAGGTAAAAGGATTAGTTGAAAAACCATCAAAAGAAGAAGCACCTTCTAATGTAGCTATCCTTGGAAGATACATCATAAACCCTGTTATATTTGAAATCTTAGAGCATATAACACCTGGTAAAGGTGAAGAGATTCAATTAACAGATGCTTTAAATGATTTAGCCCAAAGAGAAGCTATGTATGCTTATAATTTTGAAGGGAAAAGATACGATGTAGGAAATAAATTAGGATTCTTGGAAGCCACTGTTGAGTTTGCATTGAGATGTGAAGATTTAACAGATGAGTTTTTGAAGTATCTTTCAAAGACTGTTAAAGAAGAAAGTGAGGGTATAGAGCTTGATGAAATTATAGTTAGTGAAGTGTAA
- a CDS encoding VanZ family protein, with the protein MRKKYLISAYLVLDVLAMNHVRKSDVVRYKSKALLICILYAVSDEVHY; encoded by the coding sequence ATCAGAAAAAAATACTTAATTTCTGCATATTTAGTACTTGATGTTTTGGCAATGAATCATGTAAGGAAAAGTGATGTAGTCAGATATAAATCTAAAGCTTTATTGATTTGTATCCTTTATGCTGTATCAGATGAAGTGCATTATTAG
- a CDS encoding S-layer homology domain-containing protein yields MKKRIISLTLVFALVLSSFTNVFAAQSESLLDPFVDGVFDLYGDYPTYVTELIDLYHDADDADQIAEMYKLMFGALAGYQQERLESFGATADALQEFISFVEGEEGEYDVQNLKDYLETDNKVAFKNALGIRLDEFEDALVDAGLDLDKLLAGFENMGKVFGYINAVGSLEMKVASYNKSSKILKFDEAEVMKLINAFNDMNDDAIESIEPVLEAVGVAETYFNNNLSSNDKAAIVTYLDDVCDIIKYTSSGGGSSSGGGSNNDPVEPIEPSDIGDKAEEANSEQDANEVIDSSVDSVESIDPSEQEDEEVVESVGKVLDAIEEVVNLVESPAAAKKAVDAVSDTIDKIASIASEVDSESAKELVEDVTNTVQEMAAVVSKLDPTEATATAEKFLENVEKIADVVESDDLEDAATEVAQKAVEATGTVESSSGTIAESTLLNTADKVENAADKLSKSDLVNDELEVVITVNSDAKATLPSLNQVFEKVDVVKLNTTSGTIEVDANTLPADVAESGFTFTAEVVSDTTNQIVVDLNLNSGDKKVSSFNAPMTVGIPFELGNNQNPKAITVYQLLDDGSTVLVGGYYDEESGLAVFETSHFSKYFAKFTVKTFNDMSGVAWANEAVMALAGKDIIGGKGEGKFDPMSNITKAEFVALITRTYKLEGNVETLPFTDVDTSDWYAEAVAAAYENGLIQGNDGGFAPNSNITRQEMAVIMANVLGMRGYDSFDQDAYKVFGDQTKIASWAKTPVSLVVDEEIIHGYTDGNFHPTETATRAEAAMMIYNILDK; encoded by the coding sequence ATGAAGAAAAGGATTATTAGTTTAACGTTAGTTTTTGCTTTGGTATTATCTAGTTTCACCAATGTATTTGCTGCACAAAGTGAAAGCCTATTAGATCCATTTGTTGATGGTGTGTTTGATTTATATGGTGATTATCCTACATATGTAACTGAACTTATAGATCTTTACCATGATGCAGATGATGCTGATCAAATTGCTGAAATGTATAAACTTATGTTTGGCGCATTAGCAGGTTATCAACAAGAAAGATTAGAATCTTTTGGAGCTACAGCAGATGCTTTACAAGAATTCATCAGTTTTGTTGAAGGAGAAGAAGGAGAATATGATGTACAGAACCTAAAGGATTATCTTGAAACAGATAATAAAGTAGCATTTAAAAATGCTTTAGGTATCAGACTCGATGAGTTTGAAGATGCATTGGTTGATGCAGGACTGGACCTTGACAAATTATTAGCTGGATTCGAAAATATGGGAAAGGTTTTTGGTTATATTAATGCTGTAGGATCACTTGAAATGAAGGTAGCATCCTATAATAAGAGCTCAAAGATCTTGAAATTTGATGAGGCAGAAGTAATGAAACTTATTAATGCTTTTAACGATATGAATGATGATGCTATTGAAAGTATTGAACCTGTACTTGAGGCAGTAGGAGTAGCAGAGACTTATTTTAATAACAATTTATCAAGTAATGATAAAGCAGCAATAGTCACATATTTAGATGACGTTTGTGATATTATTAAATACACTTCTTCAGGTGGTGGATCAAGTTCAGGTGGTGGTTCTAATAATGATCCTGTTGAACCTATTGAACCATCAGACATAGGTGATAAAGCTGAAGAAGCCAATAGTGAACAAGATGCTAATGAAGTTATAGATAGTTCAGTAGATTCAGTTGAAAGTATTGATCCTAGCGAGCAAGAGGATGAAGAAGTTGTAGAATCTGTAGGGAAAGTTCTTGATGCTATTGAAGAAGTTGTAAATTTAGTTGAATCACCTGCTGCAGCTAAAAAAGCTGTAGATGCAGTTAGTGACACGATTGATAAAATTGCCAGCATTGCAAGTGAAGTAGATAGTGAATCTGCTAAAGAATTAGTAGAGGATGTTACTAATACAGTACAAGAGATGGCAGCAGTGGTTAGTAAATTAGATCCAACAGAAGCAACTGCTACTGCAGAAAAGTTCCTTGAGAATGTTGAAAAGATTGCAGATGTTGTTGAGTCTGATGATTTAGAAGATGCAGCTACAGAGGTTGCTCAAAAAGCTGTAGAAGCTACAGGTACTGTTGAGTCATCATCTGGAACTATTGCAGAAAGTACATTATTAAATACTGCAGACAAAGTAGAAAATGCAGCTGATAAATTAAGTAAGAGTGATCTAGTTAATGATGAGCTAGAAGTTGTTATTACAGTTAATTCAGATGCAAAAGCAACTTTACCATCTCTTAATCAAGTATTTGAGAAAGTTGATGTAGTGAAATTAAATACAACAAGTGGAACAATTGAAGTTGATGCAAATACATTGCCAGCAGACGTTGCTGAATCAGGATTTACATTTACAGCTGAAGTTGTAAGTGATACAACTAACCAAATTGTTGTGGATTTAAACTTGAATTCTGGTGATAAAAAGGTTAGCTCATTCAACGCACCAATGACTGTTGGTATACCTTTTGAATTAGGAAATAATCAAAATCCTAAAGCTATTACAGTTTATCAATTGTTAGACGATGGTTCCACTGTATTAGTTGGTGGTTACTATGATGAAGAATCAGGTCTAGCTGTATTTGAGACTAGTCACTTTAGTAAATACTTTGCTAAATTTACAGTAAAGACATTTAATGATATGAGTGGAGTTGCATGGGCAAATGAGGCTGTAATGGCTTTAGCTGGTAAAGATATTATCGGTGGTAAAGGTGAAGGTAAATTTGATCCAATGAGTAACATTACAAAAGCTGAATTTGTTGCTCTTATTACAAGAACTTATAAGTTAGAAGGTAACGTGGAGACTTTACCATTTACTGATGTGGATACTAGCGATTGGTATGCAGAAGCTGTAGCAGCTGCATATGAAAATGGTTTGATTCAAGGTAATGATGGGGGCTTTGCTCCTAATAGTAATATTACACGTCAAGAGATGGCTGTTATTATGGCTAATGTACTTGGTATGAGAGGTTACGATAGTTTTGATCAAGATGCTTATAAAGTATTCGGCGATCAAACAAAGATTGCTTCTTGGGCTAAAACACCAGTTAGTTTAGTTGTTGATGAAGAGATTATACATGGTTATACAGATGGAAACTTCCATCCAACAGAAACTGCAACTCGTGCTGAAGCAGCTATGATGATTTACAATATCCTTGATAAATAA
- a CDS encoding tyrosine-protein phosphatase produces the protein MVDIHSHILYGIDDGARSSEDTLKMLRIAEQEGIKAIIATPHYIQGYNSYNAKDLVERYEEVKELIAEHKIDIAIYLGNELSIDYKLVKALEDDEAKTLADSNYVLLEFPFSSWSDQFENILFNLSVKGYKIIIAHVERYGQIEKDMNLVREWIEKGYYIQVNAGSLTGLSGSKVQERAITLVQHDMVHFVATDSHSPLKRAPFIQKAYNMLCDLVGEEKANTLCYTNAMAVINNGVISDVQPKAIRPKNLVQRFMAYCGSIF, from the coding sequence ATGGTCGACATACATAGTCATATATTATATGGTATTGATGACGGTGCTAGATCATCGGAAGATACCCTTAAAATGTTAAGAATAGCAGAACAAGAAGGTATAAAAGCTATTATAGCTACCCCCCATTATATACAAGGCTATAACAGTTATAATGCAAAGGATTTAGTAGAAAGATATGAGGAAGTTAAAGAGTTAATAGCTGAACATAAGATAGATATAGCTATCTATTTAGGAAATGAGTTAAGTATAGATTATAAATTAGTTAAGGCTTTAGAAGATGACGAAGCCAAGACATTAGCAGATTCTAATTATGTTTTATTAGAGTTTCCTTTTAGTTCTTGGTCCGATCAATTTGAAAATATCCTATTTAATCTAAGCGTTAAAGGGTATAAGATCATTATCGCCCATGTGGAACGTTACGGACAAATTGAAAAGGATATGAACTTGGTTAGAGAATGGATAGAAAAGGGTTACTATATACAAGTTAATGCGGGATCACTTACAGGGTTATCAGGATCGAAGGTACAAGAAAGAGCAATTACCTTGGTTCAACACGACATGGTCCATTTTGTTGCAACAGATAGCCATTCACCACTAAAAAGGGCACCTTTTATACAAAAAGCCTATAACATGTTATGTGACTTAGTTGGTGAAGAGAAAGCTAATACACTATGCTATACCAATGCTATGGCAGTTATCAACAATGGTGTTATATCAGATGTTCAACCCAAAGCAATTAGGCCAAAGAATTTAGTACAAAGATTCATGGCTTATTGTGGGAGCATTTTCTAA